Genomic window (Acidobacteriaceae bacterium):
TGACACCAAGCTCATCTTCAACGCCGACACCGCCGCCATCCTCATTGCGTTCGCACTCGGCGCGCTCATTCGCTTCAACCTCCTCCCGCACATCGGCTGGTAGCCCGCACCTTTGTCGACCCGCACCATCCCCCTGCCTCTGGACACCACGCACGAGCGCCCGCTCTGGCGTCAACTCCCCGCGCTCGCCCCAGGCACCGCGCTGCTCTTCACCGTCGGCTTTGCAGGCAAGGGAATCGAATCCCTCGGCCACCTCCTGCGCTCGCGCCACATCGCCTTCCCGCAAGTCGAGTACGTTCTCTGGGCAATCCTCCTCGGCCTCGCCATCGGCAACGCCGTCCGCCTTCCCGCAATCTTCCGCCCCGGCTTCGCCACCTACGAGCTCTGGCTCAAACTCGGCATCGTTCTCGTCGGCGCAAAATTCCTCTTCGGCGACATGCTCCATCTTGGCGGCCTCTCCCTCATCCTCGTCGCCATCGAGCTCATCCTCTCGCTCTCCGTCATGACTCTCCTCGGCCGCGTCTTCAAACTGCGTCCCAAACTCACCAGCCTTCTCGCCATCGGGAGCTCCATCTGCGGCGTCACCGCCATCATGGCCGCGCAGGGCGCCATCGACCCCGAAGAGCGCGACACCTCCACCGCCATTGCCGCTATCCTCACCCTCGGCGCGCTCGCACTCTTCGCATTCCCCGCCATCGGCCACGCCCTCCACATGGGCCAGCAATCCTACGGCCTCTGGACCGGCCTCGCCGTCGACAACACCGCCGAGGCTACCGTCACTGGCGCACTCTACGGCGACGAAGCCGGCCGCATCGCCATCCTCGCCAAAACCGCGCGCTCGTCCTTCATCGGCTTCGTCGTCCTCGGTTACGCCGTCTACTGGGCCAGCCGCGGCCAGGCCCGCCACGTCGAGCACAAAGCGCTCTTCCTCTGGCAGAAATTCCCCAAGTTCATTCTCGGTTTCGTCGCCATCTCCATCCTCGCCACGGCCGGCTTCTTCACGCACGCGCAGCTCAACTCACTCGGCAATCTCTCCAGGTGGGCATTCCTTCCCGCCTTCGCCGGCGTCGGCCTCCGCACCAACGTGCGCGACCTGCTCGATCAGGGCTGGCGTCCCATTCTCGTCGGCGTCCTCGGCGAAATCTTCCTCGCCGCGCTCACCCTCGCGATGGTCTTCTTCTCAACCCACGGTGCCGCCCGCTGATCTTTGCTCTTGCTTTTCTTTCTGTCATCCCCGTAGGGGATCTGCTTTTTGAGCACTTCGCGGCTGCCCATTTCCGCTCACCTTCGCAAAATCAATAAACGCCCTTGCCGGATCCGTATGCAGCAGCTTCACGCTCACGCGATCGCCCACATCCAGCCCCTCAAAGTTCTGAATCAAGCGTCCCTCAAACGGCGGATCGATCACCCGCACATACACGCCCTTGTCGCTCGCGCCCGTGATCACGCCGCGGAAGATCTCTCCGATCCGATGTGCCATCGCGACCGCTGCCACGCGCTTCCGCATGTCGCGTTCAATCTTCCTCAGCGACTTGTCCGCCTCATTGCAGTGCGTCGCGACCGCTGCCAGCTCCGCATCGCTGTAAGGGGGCGGCGCGCCATCCATCATTGCGTGCAGCACCCTCTGCGTCACCATATCCGGGAACCGTCGATTCGGTGCCGTCGAATGCGTATAGTCACGCACTGCCAGGGCGAAGTGCCCGGTCGGGTCATCATCCGGACGCATCACCATGTACTCACTCGGCCCCATCAGCTTGATCACCGCCACCGCCAGGTCGGGATAATGATCCGGATCCGTCGCGCGCATATGCGCCAGAAAATCATTCAGCGCCTGCGAGTCTGGATTCGCAGGCAGCTCCCACTTATGCTCCGCCGCCACCGCCACAATCCGGTCCCACCGCTTCGGCACGCGCACAACCCTCTGCAGCCCTGACCGTCCGCCCTTGCGCAGCGCGCGCGCCATCACGCCATTCGCGGCCACCATCAGGTCCTCGATCAAAGACATCGCGCGATTCTGAATCACATCACGCACGCTCACCACGTGCCCGTCGGCGGTTACCGGCTCTGCTTCCGCCTTATGAAAGTCGAGCGCGCCATTCTGTATGCGCGCCCGATGCAGCGCCTGCGTCGCAATATCCTGCATCAGCAACTGGTCCGCCAGCGCTCCAGCCAACTCACGCCCCGCGGCATCATTCACAAACGCCGGCCCATCCACATCCTCGCTCTGCCGAGCGCTATCCGACCGCAACTGCTCCACATCTTCGCATCGTACGCCCGCCGCGCTCGTCGCGCCCGCATGCTGCTCCAGAAACGGCCCCACCCGCGAGTACGCAAGCTGCGCGCGATTCCTCACCCACGCCTTCGACACCACCTCATCGCTCATCGCACCGTTATCGCCGACAGTGAAGCTCATCATCACTGCCATGCGGTCGCCGTTCTCATTCAGGCTCGTCATCCCCGTCGAGAGCTCCAGCGGCAGCATCGGAAAGTTCTTCACCGCGGTATAGATCGTCTGCGTCTGGGCCTTCGCGTGCTGGTCAATCGGCGTGTCTTTCTCCACCGCCCGCGCCACATCGCCAATCGCCACGTGCACGCGAATTCCGTCCGCGACTTTCTCAGCCACCTCAATCTGGTCCAGATCCCGCGACGTGTCGTTATCAATCGACGACCATGCCAGATTCCGCAAATCCGGCACGCCAAACCCAGGCTCCGCCCGCTTAAACTCCTTGCGCAGGCTCTCGCGAATCTCGTTCACCTGCTCCGGCACGCCCGGACCAAACTCCGGCTTGAACCCCGCCTCGTGCATCTCATCCAGCGCCGCCTGCGCCAGATCGAAATGGTCGGGGTCTACATGCTGCTGATGATGCCCGTCTGTATGCTGCCGATGCGCCGAAGCTGGGCCCTGCTCCGCAGCCCCATTTGGCTCAAACGTTTTTGCGTCACGATGGCGATTATGGTGTCCTGACATCCAACGCAGCCTACCACGTCCCTAACATCCGGTTCATCCGTCTACCATCTATCTATGACCCGGCCCTGCTTCCTCGTAATCGACCGCGAACACTCCGGCACCATCTCCACCCGCAAGCTCGTCATCGAGTCCGCAAAATTCAACGTCATCACCGCCTACAGCGGAGCCGAGGCTCTCGAAACCTTTGAGCGCTTCCCCAACATCGACGGCGTCGTCCTCAATGCCACCATTCACGACGTTCCCTGCGAGCAGGTTGTCGCTACAATCCTCTCTCGCTCCCCAAAGCTGCCCATCATCGTCGTTCAGGGTCCGTCTTCGGAGCCCTGCCCCGGCGCGTCTCACTTCGTCGATTCTTTCGACCCCGCCAGTCTCCTCGAACTCCTCCACAAGCTCTTTCCTCGAGCCTCAAGCGCCATCAAGCAGCAGGACGACAGGCTCAAGGCCCAAGAAAACTGCAGCTGATTCCGCTTGCCTTTTCTTTTGGTACTGCCCTTGCTTTTGCTCTTTCTGTCATTCCGCCCCTGAGCTTGTCGAGGGGCAGGAACCTGCTTTTCTCCGGCCCACAAAAGCCTCACTCTCATTCCCGAACGTCCCATTCGATTACCGCACGCACCCTCGAACTCATAAGCCGAAAAGGCTAGCATGGGATTAGCTATGCCTACCAAGTCACCGGCCGCGCCAGAATCCCTCACCAACGGAAAACCCAGCACCGAATCGACCCTCCCGCGCGAAGCCGTCTTCGATATCTTCCGCCGCTGGGGCTACCTCCAGGCCTCGCTCGACCCGCTCGGCCAGTACCTCCCTCCGGAGCCCTTCCCGACCCCTGCTCCTGACGGTCCCGACGCCCAGGAAGCGCGCCGCTACTACTGCGGCTCCATCGGCGCCGAGTTCATGCACATCCCCTCGGCCGAGCGCCGCGCCTGGATCCAGGAACGCCTCGAAGACCCCACGCGCCTCGACGCAGGCCCCGGTCCCGGCATCATCGACCAGAAGCGCATCCTCTCCGATCTCATCCGCGCCGACCTATTCGAGCAGGTCATCCAGCAGCGCTACCTCGGCACCAAGCGCTTCTCCCTCGAGGGCCTCACCGTCCTCACCCCGTTTTTAGACCAGCTCTTCACCACCGCCGCCGAAAACGGCGTCAATCGCTCCGTCTTCGCCATGAGCCACCGCGGTCGCCTCAACGTCATGGTCAACACCGTCGGCCGCAGCGCGAAAGAAATCTTCTCCAAGTTCGAGGACGTCTCGCCCGAAACCACCATGGGCGGCGGCGACGTCAAGTACCACATGGGCGCCACCGGCGACTTCCTCACCGCCAACGGCAAGACCGTCGCGCTCCACCTCGCCTCCAACCCCTCGCACCTCGAAGCCGCCGACCCCGTCATCATGGGCCGCGCCCGCGCCCGTATCGACCGCGCTGAAGCTCGCGGCGACGCCGACGCGACGAAGCAAATCCTCCCCATGATCATCCACGGCGACGCTGCCTTCGCCGGACAGGGCATCTGGGCCGAAACCCTCAACCTCGCCACCATCGACGGCTTCTCCGTCGGCGGCACCATCCAGGTCATCGTTAACAACCTGCTCGGCTTCACCGCCAACCCCGAAGAATCCAACAGCTCGCGCTTCGCCTCCGACCTCGCCAAGCGCCTCCCCATCCCCATCTTCCACGTCAACTCCGAGGACCCCGAAGCCGTCGTCCGCATCGCCGCCATCGCCGCCGACTACCGCAACGCCTTCAACTCCGACGTCGTCATCGACCTCATCGGTTATCGCCGCCACGGCCACTCCGAGGTCGACGATCCCACCGTCACCCAACCGCGCCGCTACGCCCTCATCAAGGACCACCCGCCCCTCTTCAAGATCTACGCGCAGAAGCTCAACGCCGACATCACCGCCGAGGTCGCCGCCGTTCAGCAGGAGTTCCTCGAAGCCCAGCGCGCCGCCACCAAGTCCGACGCCAAAGACGAAAAGGCCGCCAAGAAAGCCGGCGGTTACAGCGCCTTCGTCATGAAGCGTCTGCACTCTCTGCCCGACTACTGGAACAACTACGCCGGCGGCCCGCTCTCGCCCTCGGACAATCCCGTCACCGGCCTCGATGCCGCCGAAATCTCCGCGCTCACCGACAAGCTCACGCACGCTCCCGAAGGCTTCCACGTCCATACCAAGGTCGAAAAACTGCTCGCCCAGCGCATCGAGATGGGAGCCAACAAACGCCCCATCGACTACGGCTTCGCCGAGCTCCTCGCCTACGCCTCACTCCTCAAGTCCGGCACGCCCGTCCGCCTCTCCGGCCAGGACTCCCAGCGTGGCACCTTCAACCAGCGCCACTCCGTCCTCATCGACACCGAGACGGAAGTTCGTTGGTCGCCGCT
Coding sequences:
- a CDS encoding RNB domain-containing ribonuclease, with the translated sequence MSGHHNRHRDAKTFEPNGAAEQGPASAHRQHTDGHHQQHVDPDHFDLAQAALDEMHEAGFKPEFGPGVPEQVNEIRESLRKEFKRAEPGFGVPDLRNLAWSSIDNDTSRDLDQIEVAEKVADGIRVHVAIGDVARAVEKDTPIDQHAKAQTQTIYTAVKNFPMLPLELSTGMTSLNENGDRMAVMMSFTVGDNGAMSDEVVSKAWVRNRAQLAYSRVGPFLEQHAGATSAAGVRCEDVEQLRSDSARQSEDVDGPAFVNDAAGRELAGALADQLLMQDIATQALHRARIQNGALDFHKAEAEPVTADGHVVSVRDVIQNRAMSLIEDLMVAANGVMARALRKGGRSGLQRVVRVPKRWDRIVAVAAEHKWELPANPDSQALNDFLAHMRATDPDHYPDLAVAVIKLMGPSEYMVMRPDDDPTGHFALAVRDYTHSTAPNRRFPDMVTQRVLHAMMDGAPPPYSDAELAAVATHCNEADKSLRKIERDMRKRVAAVAMAHRIGEIFRGVITGASDKGVYVRVIDPPFEGRLIQNFEGLDVGDRVSVKLLHTDPARAFIDFAKVSGNGQPRSAQKADPLRG
- a CDS encoding response regulator: MTRPCFLVIDREHSGTISTRKLVIESAKFNVITAYSGAEALETFERFPNIDGVVLNATIHDVPCEQVVATILSRSPKLPIIVVQGPSSEPCPGASHFVDSFDPASLLELLHKLFPRASSAIKQQDDRLKAQENCS
- a CDS encoding 2-oxoglutarate dehydrogenase E1 component, which translates into the protein MPTKSPAAPESLTNGKPSTESTLPREAVFDIFRRWGYLQASLDPLGQYLPPEPFPTPAPDGPDAQEARRYYCGSIGAEFMHIPSAERRAWIQERLEDPTRLDAGPGPGIIDQKRILSDLIRADLFEQVIQQRYLGTKRFSLEGLTVLTPFLDQLFTTAAENGVNRSVFAMSHRGRLNVMVNTVGRSAKEIFSKFEDVSPETTMGGGDVKYHMGATGDFLTANGKTVALHLASNPSHLEAADPVIMGRARARIDRAEARGDADATKQILPMIIHGDAAFAGQGIWAETLNLATIDGFSVGGTIQVIVNNLLGFTANPEESNSSRFASDLAKRLPIPIFHVNSEDPEAVVRIAAIAADYRNAFNSDVVIDLIGYRRHGHSEVDDPTVTQPRRYALIKDHPPLFKIYAQKLNADITAEVAAVQQEFLEAQRAATKSDAKDEKAAKKAGGYSAFVMKRLHSLPDYWNNYAGGPLSPSDNPVTGLDAAEISALTDKLTHAPEGFHVHTKVEKLLAQRIEMGANKRPIDYGFAELLAYASLLKSGTPVRLSGQDSQRGTFNQRHSVLIDTETEVRWSPLSHISPNQARWQVYNSMLSEAAVLGYEYGYARDYPEALVLWEAQFGDFANGAQIIIDQFLAAGEAKWGLLSGVVLLLPHGYEGQGPEHSSARIERYLQLAAQQNMMITQPSTAAQYFHLLRRQAMRKWRKPLIVFTPKSMLRHPDAMSTVPDFAVDKFQPVLSDTSVTNAQRILVCSGKIGHNLRVERAKRKIDDVAILFVDELYPWPEANLSAAIAQHPNATEIVWVQEEPANMGALNYVMPRLRKLAGNRAVLSVKRTASASPATGSPKAHELEEKTLIDLAFGL
- a CDS encoding putative sulfate exporter family transporter, which codes for MSTRTIPLPLDTTHERPLWRQLPALAPGTALLFTVGFAGKGIESLGHLLRSRHIAFPQVEYVLWAILLGLAIGNAVRLPAIFRPGFATYELWLKLGIVLVGAKFLFGDMLHLGGLSLILVAIELILSLSVMTLLGRVFKLRPKLTSLLAIGSSICGVTAIMAAQGAIDPEERDTSTAIAAILTLGALALFAFPAIGHALHMGQQSYGLWTGLAVDNTAEATVTGALYGDEAGRIAILAKTARSSFIGFVVLGYAVYWASRGQARHVEHKALFLWQKFPKFILGFVAISILATAGFFTHAQLNSLGNLSRWAFLPAFAGVGLRTNVRDLLDQGWRPILVGVLGEIFLAALTLAMVFFSTHGAAR